The following are encoded in a window of Helicobacter jaachi genomic DNA:
- the acnB gene encoding bifunctional aconitate hydratase 2/2-methylisocitrate dehydratase: MNKELEDFISAYKAHVNEREKEGIPPLPLSVPQTQSAIAMCKDNSIDESLRAFAKDLIIHRVNPGVDASAQLKAEFLGEILLKNQQSWGFSQSEAVTYLGTMLGGYNVSPLIEGLSLPDNAIAKACAEALKHTLLIYDNFEKIAALNTPLSQEILQSWANAEWFLSKEGLKEHIKVCVFKVDGETNTDDLSPASDAFTRSDIPLHAKAMLKNRIENYEARIESAKQKAAQNDAIVAYVGDVVGTGSSRKSACNSIMWHFGKDIPFIPNKKSGGIVIGGVIAPIFFNTCEDSGALPIVADVRELKDGDIITLDTRKGEIIKDGKVVATFTLNPVTITDEIRAGGRIPLIIGRGLSTKAREYLKLGKSDIFKAPKQPAPSTKGYTLAQKMVGRACGVEGIRPGSYCEPKTTTVGSQDTTGAMTRDEIKELAALSFGADFVLQSFCHTAAYPKPADISLQATLPDFISSRGGVALHPKDGVIHSWLNRMCLPDTVGTGGDSHTRFPIGISFPAGSGLIAFAAVTGSMPLDMPESVLVRFKGKLNPGITLRDLVNAIPYYAIKQGLLTVEKKGKKNVFSGRILEIEGLGDLKVEQAFELSDASAERSAAACSVRLNKEPIIEYLSSNITLIESMIKSGYQDAKTLKRRAEKMKEWIANPVLLEPDSDAEYAAIIEIDLADIKEPILACPNDPDDVATLSEIHANPKRPTHIDEVFIGSCMTNIGHFRAFGEIVKNAGQSNTRIWIAPPTKMDENELTKEGYLSLFGAAGARVEVPGCSLCMGNQARVRDNAIVFSTSTRNFDNRMGKGAQVYLGSAELGGVCALLGRLPTAQEYLEIVPQKIDNKRASIYTYLNFNLIKDFAL, translated from the coding sequence ATGAACAAAGAGCTTGAGGATTTTATTAGCGCCTACAAAGCGCATGTAAATGAGCGTGAAAAAGAGGGGATTCCGCCACTGCCACTTAGCGTGCCACAAACCCAAAGCGCCATTGCTATGTGCAAAGATAATAGCATAGATGAGAGCCTTAGGGCATTTGCAAAGGATTTAATAATTCATAGGGTAAATCCGGGCGTTGATGCCTCCGCACAGCTAAAGGCTGAATTTTTGGGCGAAATACTCCTAAAAAACCAGCAATCATGGGGTTTTAGCCAAAGTGAGGCAGTTACATATCTAGGCACCATGCTTGGCGGATATAATGTCTCTCCGCTCATTGAGGGGCTTTCGCTCCCAGATAATGCTATTGCAAAGGCTTGCGCAGAAGCGCTAAAACATACACTTTTAATTTATGATAATTTTGAGAAAATTGCTGCACTCAACACGCCGCTTTCGCAAGAAATTCTACAATCTTGGGCTAATGCGGAGTGGTTTTTAAGCAAAGAGGGCTTAAAAGAGCATATAAAAGTGTGTGTGTTTAAAGTCGATGGCGAGACAAATACAGATGATTTAAGCCCTGCAAGCGATGCTTTCACACGCAGTGATATTCCTTTGCATGCTAAGGCTATGCTTAAAAATCGCATTGAAAACTACGAGGCGCGTATAGAATCTGCCAAACAAAAAGCCGCGCAAAATGACGCTATTGTCGCGTATGTAGGCGATGTGGTAGGCACTGGAAGTAGCCGAAAGTCTGCTTGTAATTCTATTATGTGGCATTTTGGCAAAGATATTCCATTTATTCCCAATAAAAAAAGCGGTGGGATTGTTATAGGCGGGGTGATTGCGCCTATATTTTTTAACACCTGCGAGGATAGCGGCGCGCTACCCATTGTCGCTGATGTGAGAGAGCTTAAAGATGGCGATATTATCACACTTGACACCCGCAAGGGCGAGATTATTAAAGATGGCAAAGTGGTGGCTACCTTTACTCTAAATCCTGTAACTATCACTGATGAAATCCGCGCTGGCGGGAGAATCCCGCTCATCATCGGGCGAGGCTTAAGCACAAAAGCGCGCGAATACTTAAAGCTTGGCAAAAGCGATATTTTTAAAGCACCAAAGCAGCCCGCGCCTAGCACAAAAGGCTACACACTTGCGCAAAAAATGGTAGGGCGCGCGTGCGGAGTTGAGGGCATACGCCCGGGCAGCTATTGCGAGCCAAAGACTACCACGGTAGGCAGTCAAGACACCACAGGTGCAATGACGCGTGATGAAATTAAGGAGCTAGCTGCCCTAAGCTTTGGCGCGGACTTTGTCTTGCAGAGTTTTTGCCATACTGCTGCCTATCCAAAGCCGGCTGATATTAGCCTGCAGGCGACTTTGCCTGATTTTATCTCCAGTCGCGGCGGTGTGGCGCTACACCCAAAAGATGGCGTGATACACTCATGGCTTAATCGTATGTGCCTACCAGATACTGTTGGCACGGGCGGAGATTCTCACACGCGCTTCCCTATTGGCATTAGCTTCCCTGCGGGCAGCGGACTTATCGCATTTGCCGCAGTTACAGGCTCTATGCCGCTTGATATGCCAGAATCTGTGCTTGTGCGCTTTAAGGGCAAGCTAAATCCGGGTATCACGCTGCGCGATTTGGTTAATGCTATACCTTATTACGCTATCAAGCAAGGTTTGCTCACGGTGGAGAAAAAGGGCAAAAAGAATGTCTTTAGCGGGCGTATTTTAGAAATTGAGGGCTTAGGGGATTTAAAGGTAGAGCAAGCCTTTGAGCTAAGCGATGCAAGTGCGGAAAGAAGTGCTGCAGCGTGCAGCGTGCGCCTAAATAAAGAGCCTATTATTGAATATCTTAGCTCAAATATCACACTTATAGAATCTATGATTAAAAGTGGCTATCAAGATGCTAAGACGCTTAAGCGCCGAGCGGAAAAAATGAAAGAGTGGATTGCTAATCCTGTGCTTTTAGAACCTGATAGCGATGCGGAGTATGCGGCGATTATTGAGATTGATTTAGCAGATATCAAAGAGCCTATCCTTGCATGCCCTAATGACCCAGATGATGTGGCGACCCTTAGCGAAATCCATGCTAATCCCAAGCGCCCAACCCATATTGATGAAGTGTTTATCGGTAGTTGTATGACAAATATAGGGCATTTTAGGGCTTTTGGTGAGATTGTCAAAAATGCAGGGCAGAGTAACACGCGCATTTGGATTGCTCCACCCACTAAAATGGACGAAAATGAGCTTACAAAAGAGGGCTATTTATCGCTTTTTGGCGCAGCGGGTGCAAGGGTAGAAGTGCCGGGCTGTAGCCTGTGTATGGGAAATCAAGCGCGCGTTAGGGATAATGCTATTGTGTTTTCTACTTCAACGCGTAATTTTGATAACCGTATGGGCAAGGGGGCGCAAGTCTATCTAGGAAGTGCGGAGCTTGGTGGTGTGTGCGCGCTGCTAGGGCGTCTCCCTACTGCGCAAGAATACCTTGAAATCGTGCCGCAAAAAATTGATAATAAGCGAGCGAGCATTTATACTTATCTTAATTTTAATCTTATAAAAGACTTCGCGCTTTAA
- a CDS encoding outer membrane protein produces MKKLLVSSVAALALTSSALIAEESGTFVGVGIGYGSTTLKLSSNVLGETENIKNTKSGLNYGIIAGYKQFFTESFGLRYYGNIDMSSATIESQAYNTLNYGVNVDALYNFVTSADMDFGVFLGIGLGANSWSGEGINDAKSVPAAAGKKATTTGFDAALNVGLRGVFAKAHGIELAARVPFVKTTLFDINVTDVSVKATIHRTYNVGLRYTFGF; encoded by the coding sequence ATGAAAAAGTTGTTAGTAAGTTCAGTAGCGGCACTAGCTCTAACAAGCAGTGCGCTTATAGCAGAGGAAAGCGGCACATTTGTGGGTGTGGGCATTGGGTATGGAAGCACTACGCTTAAGCTTTCAAGCAATGTTTTAGGCGAGACAGAAAATATTAAAAACACAAAAAGTGGCTTAAACTATGGCATTATCGCAGGGTATAAGCAATTTTTTACAGAAAGCTTTGGCTTGCGCTACTATGGCAATATAGATATGAGCAGCGCGACAATTGAAAGTCAAGCCTACAATACACTTAATTATGGCGTGAATGTAGATGCGCTCTATAATTTTGTCACATCTGCAGATATGGATTTTGGTGTGTTTTTAGGTATTGGGCTAGGTGCAAACTCTTGGAGTGGTGAAGGCATTAATGACGCCAAAAGCGTACCTGCAGCGGCTGGTAAGAAAGCCACTACAACAGGCTTTGATGCCGCACTTAATGTAGGTTTAAGAGGCGTATTTGCTAAAGCACATGGTATTGAGCTAGCCGCACGCGTGCCTTTTGTAAAAACTACACTTTTTGATATAAATGTGACCGATGTAAGTGTCAAAGCCACTATTCACCGCACATATAATGTCGGCTTACGCTACACATTTGGTTTTTAA